A window from uncultured Anaeromusa sp. encodes these proteins:
- a CDS encoding YvcK family protein, giving the protein MDFLKWLYPGIRLKRWFFLFSLGTILVSVGMSLLLNYQYVGYLEEWLFKTVYLATGSYYYTITFLAGLSVLSLGLGSMLFATRQIIRSVIGALIPDGSEKFIDRIFAQRRLKRGPNIVVIGGGTGLSVLLRGIKSVTSNVTAIVTVADDGGSSGRIREDLGVVAPGDLRNCLVALADTEPLMEKLFQHRFGGHGSLAGHSFGNLFIAAMNQVVGSVEGALAASSKVLAVRGRVLPSTEAPVRLQAELADGTIVEGESNIPLAGQAIRRVRLVPEDAAPVASSLQAIREADAILIGPGSLYTSVLPNLLIQEVAAELKASKAAKIYICNVMTQPGETDGYTASDHVEALLQHAGAGIVDYVLVNGQPVAKSLQSIYANQGAAPVEADVERIEKMGVKAFRADVISESDVVRHDPLKLCRTLVSMIYRLRPHAEHMALLDHYLIADTLRERKGGC; this is encoded by the coding sequence ATGGATTTCTTAAAGTGGCTCTACCCCGGCATTCGCCTGAAACGTTGGTTTTTCTTGTTTTCTTTGGGCACGATTTTAGTGAGCGTAGGGATGTCTCTGCTTCTGAATTACCAATATGTGGGGTATTTGGAAGAATGGCTGTTTAAAACCGTCTATTTGGCCACTGGCAGCTACTACTACACAATTACTTTTTTGGCTGGCTTATCTGTATTGTCGCTGGGCCTTGGTTCTATGCTGTTTGCCACAAGGCAGATTATTCGTTCCGTTATTGGCGCCTTGATTCCCGACGGATCGGAAAAGTTTATTGACCGGATTTTTGCGCAGCGCCGTCTGAAGCGCGGCCCTAATATTGTGGTCATCGGCGGCGGCACTGGCCTGTCGGTGTTGCTGCGAGGCATTAAAAGCGTAACAAGCAATGTTACGGCGATTGTGACGGTGGCGGATGACGGAGGGTCTTCCGGGCGCATTCGGGAAGATTTGGGTGTAGTAGCGCCTGGGGATTTGCGCAACTGTTTGGTTGCTTTGGCGGATACGGAACCTCTGATGGAAAAATTGTTTCAACACCGCTTCGGGGGGCATGGCAGTTTGGCCGGGCACAGTTTCGGCAATCTTTTTATTGCCGCCATGAATCAAGTCGTTGGCAGCGTAGAAGGCGCTTTGGCGGCGTCCAGCAAGGTTTTGGCCGTACGGGGGCGTGTGCTTCCTTCTACGGAAGCGCCGGTGCGTTTGCAAGCTGAATTGGCTGATGGCACAATCGTGGAGGGAGAATCCAATATTCCCTTGGCTGGGCAGGCGATTCGCAGAGTGCGCTTGGTGCCGGAAGACGCGGCGCCTGTGGCTAGCTCGTTGCAAGCGATTCGTGAGGCGGACGCGATTTTGATTGGACCGGGCAGCCTGTATACCAGTGTGCTGCCGAATTTGTTAATACAAGAAGTGGCGGCGGAACTCAAGGCGAGCAAAGCGGCTAAAATTTATATCTGCAACGTAATGACACAGCCGGGAGAAACCGACGGTTATACCGCATCCGATCATGTGGAAGCGTTGCTGCAGCATGCAGGCGCGGGAATCGTGGATTATGTTTTGGTTAACGGTCAACCAGTGGCGAAATCGCTGCAAAGTATTTATGCTAACCAGGGGGCGGCTCCGGTTGAGGCCGACGTGGAGCGGATTGAAAAAATGGGTGTTAAAGCCTTTCGGGCGGATGTCATTTCGGAAAGTGATGTGGTCCGTCATGATCCGCTGAAACTGTGCCGCACCCTTGTTTCGATGATCTATCGGCTGCGGCCGCATGCGGAGCATATGGCGCTGTTGGATCATTATCTTATCGCAGACACCTTGCGGGAACGCAAGGGAGGCTGCTGA
- the rapZ gene encoding RNase adapter RapZ: MEEFRLVIITGMSGAGKTQAVRALEDLGYFCVDNLPPALIPKFAELCSQSAGKVSRIALVVDIRGREFFDTLAQVLEEMEKQGQVYEVLFLEASDEVLIRRYKESRRRHPLAAQGRVSDGIVRERARLEPIRGRATHVIDTTGMATAKLREKLTGLFATGAQMQRMSITVVSFGFKHGLPLDADMVFDVRFLPNPFYVETLRRKSGVTPEVGEYIAKWPVSQQFQERLWSFVDYLIPHYVDEGKSHLIIAIGCTGGMHRSVYIAQKLYERLRNHGYKITIEHRDIRHNLPEPEMKC, from the coding sequence ATGGAAGAATTTCGCCTGGTAATCATTACAGGTATGTCTGGCGCTGGTAAGACGCAGGCTGTGCGCGCCCTGGAAGATTTGGGCTATTTTTGTGTCGATAACCTGCCGCCGGCGCTGATTCCCAAGTTTGCTGAGCTGTGTTCGCAGTCGGCAGGGAAGGTCAGCCGCATTGCCTTGGTGGTGGACATTCGCGGCCGGGAGTTTTTCGATACCTTGGCGCAGGTTTTGGAAGAAATGGAAAAACAGGGCCAGGTTTACGAGGTGCTATTTCTGGAGGCTTCGGATGAGGTTTTAATCCGACGCTACAAGGAATCGCGTCGGCGTCATCCATTGGCGGCGCAAGGGCGGGTCAGCGATGGCATTGTGCGTGAACGGGCGCGGTTAGAGCCCATTCGCGGCAGGGCGACCCATGTGATTGATACTACCGGTATGGCGACGGCAAAACTGCGGGAAAAATTGACAGGCTTGTTCGCTACAGGGGCGCAGATGCAGAGAATGTCCATTACCGTGGTTTCTTTCGGCTTTAAGCATGGGCTGCCATTGGATGCGGATATGGTATTTGACGTGCGGTTTTTACCGAATCCTTTTTATGTGGAGACTTTGCGCCGTAAAAGCGGCGTGACTCCCGAAGTGGGAGAGTATATTGCCAAATGGCCGGTATCACAGCAGTTTCAGGAGCGCTTATGGTCCTTTGTAGATTATTTAATTCCTCATTACGTCGACGAGGGGAAAAGCCATCTGATTATTGCCATTGGCTGCACAGGCGGGATGCACCGCTCTGTGTATATTGCGCAGAAATTATATGAACGGTTGCGCAATCACGGCTATAAGATTACGATTGAACATCGCGATATCCGGCATAACCTGCCGGAACCGGAAATGAAATGCTGA
- a CDS encoding sensor histidine kinase has protein sequence MGLGIRLLMFLLVTLLPVSPCWAQQADTASPQHRVLFLHSYSPEFSWVRDIERGVLEELEPHPEVAYYFEYLDTKHFWGKDYLSALVPSLRYKYATLPLSAVVVSDDNAFLFALEHQQDLFPHTPIVFCGVNDFNPSLRQANPWLTGVEEEVDVTGTLQAALRLRPQAKKLLIITDRTIVGHSTRRLALEALTSLPPTLQYQLLDDATMEEVQQAARSLSADDIILHLIFNIDRNGRMFTNDESLQLVAQESAAPVFGLWDTAIGHGLVGGLLTSGYTQGKEAGSLVRQILFENKAPSTLPVISQSVNRYAFDYRQLTAHGLDAEALPPGSTILFRDPSFYEAHRTLVWTVSAVIVLLTVLVISLLFNIRHRRRVENEIRLLNLHLEERVEERTQSLQQANNNLNRAMDDLQKARGHLVEAEKMAALGGLVSGVAHEINTPVGNSITAASFLAGRTQELLHKLKENQMKRSELEEFLDTSAKSGEIIVGNLNRASELIRTFKQTAVDQQVEEKRLVNMLTYLHEVLLSLRPRLKKTKHTIEIDCPDDLNATIYPGALWQILTNFIMNTLVHAYEPDEAGLIQIAVSLQDHQLTLRYRDNGRGMPEEVQKKVFEPFFTTKRGSGGTGLGLHIVYNLVVFKLKGTILCHSTPGEGTEFIITAPLTPEGGI, from the coding sequence ATGGGCTTGGGTATCCGCTTGCTGATGTTTTTACTGGTAACGCTTCTTCCCGTCTCCCCTTGTTGGGCCCAACAAGCCGATACGGCTTCGCCCCAGCACCGGGTTCTTTTTCTCCATTCATACAGCCCTGAATTCTCCTGGGTTCGAGATATTGAACGCGGCGTACTCGAGGAGTTAGAACCACATCCAGAGGTTGCCTACTATTTCGAGTATCTGGATACAAAACATTTTTGGGGTAAAGACTATTTGAGCGCCTTGGTCCCTTCCTTGCGTTATAAATATGCAACCCTGCCGCTAAGCGCAGTCGTGGTTTCTGACGACAACGCGTTTTTATTTGCCTTAGAGCATCAACAAGACCTTTTTCCCCATACGCCGATCGTTTTTTGCGGCGTCAACGATTTTAATCCGTCTCTGCGGCAAGCCAACCCCTGGCTGACTGGCGTAGAAGAAGAAGTCGACGTAACCGGCACCCTGCAAGCGGCCTTGCGTTTGCGCCCGCAGGCGAAAAAGTTGCTCATCATTACGGATCGGACCATCGTAGGCCACTCAACCCGCCGTCTGGCCTTAGAGGCGTTGACATCCCTGCCGCCCACTCTTCAGTATCAGCTTCTTGACGACGCCACAATGGAAGAAGTACAGCAAGCAGCGCGCTCCCTTTCCGCCGACGACATCATCTTGCATCTTATTTTCAACATAGACCGCAACGGCCGCATGTTCACCAATGACGAAAGCCTACAACTGGTCGCGCAGGAAAGCGCCGCTCCTGTTTTTGGCCTCTGGGATACCGCTATCGGTCACGGCCTTGTAGGCGGCCTGCTCACAAGCGGCTACACCCAAGGAAAAGAGGCTGGCTCTCTGGTACGGCAAATTCTTTTTGAAAACAAAGCGCCTAGCACTTTGCCTGTTATCAGTCAGTCTGTGAATCGTTACGCCTTTGACTACCGTCAGTTAACCGCGCACGGCCTGGATGCAGAGGCACTTCCTCCTGGCAGCACGATTCTCTTTCGAGATCCTTCTTTCTATGAAGCGCATCGAACCCTAGTCTGGACTGTCAGCGCCGTTATTGTGCTGCTAACCGTTTTGGTCATTTCTTTACTGTTCAACATCCGACATCGCCGGCGCGTAGAAAATGAAATACGCCTGCTAAATCTGCACCTGGAAGAGCGCGTAGAAGAACGCACCCAATCCCTGCAGCAGGCCAACAACAACTTGAACCGCGCCATGGATGACTTGCAAAAAGCCAGAGGGCATTTGGTAGAAGCCGAAAAGATGGCTGCTCTGGGCGGGCTGGTTTCCGGCGTAGCTCATGAAATCAACACACCTGTGGGCAACAGCATTACGGCAGCCTCCTTTTTGGCCGGACGTACTCAAGAACTGCTGCACAAGCTCAAAGAAAATCAGATGAAGCGTTCTGAACTGGAAGAATTTCTTGACACTAGCGCCAAAAGCGGTGAAATCATTGTCGGCAACTTAAACCGGGCATCGGAACTTATCCGCACGTTCAAGCAAACCGCCGTCGACCAGCAAGTAGAGGAAAAACGCTTGGTCAATATGCTTACGTATTTACATGAGGTGCTGTTAAGCTTGCGGCCTCGTCTGAAAAAAACAAAACACACCATTGAAATTGATTGCCCTGACGATCTTAACGCCACGATCTACCCCGGCGCATTATGGCAAATTCTTACCAATTTCATCATGAACACCCTGGTTCACGCCTACGAGCCGGATGAAGCCGGTCTCATTCAGATCGCCGTTTCTTTACAAGACCACCAACTAACCCTGCGCTATCGGGACAACGGCAGAGGAATGCCGGAAGAAGTGCAGAAGAAAGTATTTGAACCGTTCTTTACAACGAAACGCGGCAGCGGCGGTACTGGACTGGGCCTGCATATCGTCTATAATTTGGTTGTCTTTAAATTGAAAGGAACCATTCTCTGCCACAGCACGCCTGGAGAAGGAACCGAATTTATCATCACCGCCCCGCTCACCCCTGAAGGAGGTATCTAA
- a CDS encoding DUF3369 domain-containing protein, protein MHDDELLFADEHPPAAAPETEHPPWNILIVDDDEEVHTVTKLVLSNFSFAGRPLQFYSVYSATEGRDFLLKHDDVAVIFLDVVMEEVDSGLKLVHVIRRELQNQLVRIILRTGQPGHAPEARVIVDYDINDYKEKTELTSQKLITTLITALRSYRDLITIERNKNGLEQIVQSSPEIFRLQSLQNFAAGVLTQLSALLYLDRNSLYLKTASFAASSEENGFHILAATGHFSNEPAPPHITDLVRQRLQPALQEQRSVYADDHFVLYWRGPVAGAYLIYMEGTPPMNDLDRQLLDIFCLNVSAAFENLHLHHQMDLTRQEMLFLLMEAAETRSKETGHHVRRVGEYSALLGQWYGMSETEVELLRMAAPMHDIGKLGITDNILHKPSRLTEEEFAFMKRHTIIGHDMLSHSGLDVLRAAAIIALQHHEHFDGSGYPKGLSGDGIHLHARITIIADVFDALSSSRSYKIPWTLDHTLEHLRTHSGSHFDPVLIDLFMNHLEEILEVQKSLQDVPPSDTPRFDPNTGVL, encoded by the coding sequence ATGCACGACGACGAACTTCTTTTTGCCGATGAACACCCCCCTGCTGCAGCGCCAGAAACCGAACATCCGCCCTGGAACATCCTTATTGTTGACGATGATGAAGAAGTGCACACCGTCACCAAGCTGGTGTTGAGTAACTTTTCTTTTGCCGGACGGCCTCTGCAGTTTTACAGCGTATATTCCGCCACGGAAGGACGCGATTTTCTTCTCAAGCATGATGATGTTGCCGTCATTTTTTTGGACGTAGTCATGGAGGAAGTCGACTCTGGCCTTAAATTGGTACATGTCATCCGCAGGGAACTGCAAAATCAGTTGGTCCGCATCATCCTGCGCACCGGCCAACCTGGACACGCCCCAGAAGCGCGTGTCATTGTAGACTATGATATTAATGACTACAAAGAAAAAACAGAACTCACCTCGCAAAAGCTGATTACCACGTTAATCACCGCTCTGCGTTCGTATCGGGATCTGATTACCATTGAACGCAATAAAAATGGATTGGAACAAATTGTCCAATCCTCGCCGGAAATTTTCCGGCTCCAATCCCTGCAGAATTTTGCCGCAGGCGTTTTAACGCAGCTATCGGCTCTGCTCTACTTGGATCGCAACAGCCTCTATCTCAAAACCGCCAGTTTCGCCGCCTCTTCCGAGGAAAATGGCTTCCACATTTTAGCGGCCACAGGGCATTTTTCTAACGAGCCGGCACCGCCTCATATCACCGACCTAGTCCGGCAGCGGTTGCAGCCGGCCTTGCAAGAGCAGCGCAGCGTTTACGCCGATGACCATTTTGTCCTCTACTGGCGCGGGCCAGTGGCCGGCGCTTACTTGATCTACATGGAGGGGACGCCGCCGATGAACGACTTAGACCGCCAGTTGCTGGATATCTTCTGTCTAAACGTTTCCGCTGCTTTTGAAAACCTCCACTTGCACCACCAAATGGACCTTACTCGCCAGGAAATGCTCTTTCTGCTCATGGAAGCGGCGGAAACACGTTCCAAAGAAACAGGGCACCATGTCCGTAGGGTTGGAGAATACTCCGCTCTCCTGGGTCAATGGTACGGCATGAGCGAAACCGAGGTAGAACTGCTGCGTATGGCTGCGCCCATGCATGACATCGGCAAGCTGGGCATTACTGACAACATCTTGCACAAGCCCTCCCGACTTACGGAGGAAGAATTCGCCTTCATGAAGCGCCATACAATCATCGGTCATGATATGCTTAGCCACTCTGGCCTGGACGTACTGCGCGCCGCTGCTATCATCGCTTTACAGCATCATGAACACTTTGACGGCAGCGGTTATCCCAAGGGCCTGTCCGGGGACGGCATTCATTTGCACGCCCGCATTACCATCATCGCTGATGTGTTTGACGCCCTCAGTTCCAGCCGCAGCTACAAAATCCCTTGGACTCTCGACCACACCCTGGAACATTTGCGCACACATAGCGGCAGTCACTTCGATCCTGTGTTGATTGATCTATTTATGAACCATCTCGAAGAAATTCTAGAAGTGCAAAAAAGTCTGCAAGACGTGCCCCCGTCGGACACGCCTCGCTTTGACCCGAATACTGGGGTGCTGTAG
- a CDS encoding Cof-type HAD-IIB family hydrolase, with the protein MAIQLVAIDMDGTLLTDELEVSPRTVAAIQAAQQQGVTVTIATGRMFQSAKPFAERLGVDVPLITYNGALVKSCRSGEVWHEELLPMDTTLSVLAYFRERGWYIQTYVDDEFYVRDYSEEARTYEAVSGISPHVVGEAMFAPAKEPLKLLTLAEPEHLDAITPVLQERFGSKVCLTRAKNHMIEMVNPEVNKGRGVAMLAKRLGILQQDIMVLGDSENDMTMLAYAGLGVAMDNADDKVKAVADVVTADNNRDGVALAIEKYVLK; encoded by the coding sequence TTGGCAATTCAATTAGTAGCAATCGATATGGATGGGACGCTGTTGACAGATGAGCTGGAGGTTTCGCCAAGAACTGTGGCGGCGATTCAAGCGGCGCAGCAGCAAGGAGTAACGGTGACGATCGCCACGGGGCGCATGTTTCAGTCGGCCAAGCCTTTTGCGGAGCGCTTGGGCGTGGATGTGCCGCTGATTACCTATAACGGAGCGTTAGTAAAGTCTTGCCGTTCCGGCGAAGTTTGGCATGAGGAACTGTTGCCCATGGATACTACCTTGTCGGTGCTGGCATATTTTCGTGAACGTGGCTGGTATATTCAAACCTATGTGGATGACGAATTTTATGTGCGGGACTATTCGGAGGAAGCGCGCACCTATGAGGCGGTGTCAGGCATTTCGCCGCATGTGGTGGGCGAGGCGATGTTTGCGCCGGCGAAGGAACCGCTTAAACTTTTGACGTTGGCGGAACCAGAACATTTGGACGCCATTACGCCGGTACTGCAAGAGCGCTTTGGCTCTAAGGTATGCCTGACGCGGGCCAAAAACCATATGATCGAGATGGTGAATCCAGAGGTAAATAAAGGCAGAGGCGTCGCCATGCTGGCTAAACGGTTAGGGATTTTGCAGCAAGACATCATGGTGTTGGGAGACTCAGAAAATGACATGACCATGCTGGCCTATGCGGGCTTAGGGGTGGCTATGGATAATGCCGACGACAAGGTAAAAGCGGTTGCGGACGTGGTAACGGCGGACAACAACCGGGACGGAGTCGCCTTGGCTATTGAAAAATATGTGTTGAAATAA
- a CDS encoding phage holin family protein: MCGLLLRIVVNAVILYWMVEWLPEIFVDTFWCLLAASLVVGVANGLVRTILCKLRCPISWRTLGGLTFLTNLVTPAALLKVLPGVQVSGLFLPFLSIGVVTLCSCLLSVYIQDR, encoded by the coding sequence GTGTGCGGCTTGCTTTTGCGTATCGTAGTCAATGCGGTCATTTTGTATTGGATGGTGGAATGGCTGCCGGAAATTTTTGTCGATACGTTCTGGTGCTTGTTGGCGGCTTCATTGGTGGTAGGCGTAGCCAATGGTTTGGTGCGCACGATTCTTTGCAAATTGCGTTGCCCTATATCTTGGCGTACCTTGGGCGGGTTGACTTTTTTGACGAATTTGGTGACGCCGGCAGCTTTGCTTAAGGTGCTGCCAGGAGTGCAGGTGAGCGGCTTGTTCTTGCCTTTTCTGAGTATTGGCGTTGTGACCTTGTGCAGCTGCCTGCTGTCTGTGTATATCCAAGATCGGTAG
- a CDS encoding methylated-DNA--[protein]-cysteine S-methyltransferase → MVKVELASRVFSTSWGVMASLWSPQGLWELGFPRKTEKEAWADLRFSPTAAAESQAEDMAELAWEALAAQLQTYFQGFPVIFDVPLDWRGYTPFREKALRYVASVPYGCVCSYGEVSRAIGVPQGARAVGGAMHANRIPIVVPCHRVVASGGKLGGFGGGLELKEALLFLERNIDN, encoded by the coding sequence ATGGTAAAAGTTGAATTGGCGTCTAGAGTGTTTTCGACTTCTTGGGGCGTGATGGCGTCTTTGTGGTCGCCCCAGGGGCTTTGGGAGCTGGGCTTTCCCCGCAAAACAGAAAAAGAGGCTTGGGCTGACCTGCGGTTTTCCCCGACGGCGGCGGCGGAATCACAAGCAGAAGATATGGCGGAGTTAGCCTGGGAGGCGTTGGCGGCTCAACTGCAAACCTATTTCCAGGGGTTTCCTGTGATTTTTGACGTGCCGCTGGATTGGCGCGGGTATACGCCTTTTCGGGAGAAAGCGTTGCGGTATGTAGCCTCGGTTCCTTATGGCTGCGTCTGCAGCTATGGTGAGGTGTCGAGGGCTATCGGCGTGCCTCAGGGAGCGCGCGCTGTCGGCGGAGCTATGCATGCTAACCGTATTCCCATTGTGGTGCCCTGCCATCGGGTTGTGGCTTCCGGCGGCAAGCTGGGTGGTTTTGGAGGCGGCTTGGAGCTGAAGGAAGCTTTGCTGTTTTTGGAGCGCAACATAGACAACTAA
- a CDS encoding alpha-hydroxy-acid oxidizing protein: MNSLREAARERFGKACRVCKICNGVACAGEVPGMGGLGTGAAFQSNMQALALHRLQQRVVHQVSEPKLSCTIFGQELSMPILGAPIGGIAFNLNDFLPEAEYAAAIVNGCRQAGTLGMTGDGPNPGVFNGGLEAVRLAGGQGIPVLKPRDNEAILEKMQEAAAAGAIAVGMDLDAAALINMTRAGQRVGPKTKEQLAELKRHAPLPFFVKGIMTEADAEACAWAGVDGIVVSNHGGRVLDYTPGTAEVLPEIVEAVDGALTVLVDGGVRSGTDVLKMLALGADAVLIGRPLTVGAVGGAAGVALVLQKMAAELLAAMVMTGTASVEDVTEDILW; encoded by the coding sequence ATGAATTCATTACGCGAAGCTGCACGGGAGCGCTTTGGCAAGGCTTGCCGAGTTTGCAAAATTTGCAATGGCGTAGCCTGCGCCGGCGAAGTTCCCGGCATGGGCGGTCTTGGTACCGGAGCGGCTTTTCAAAGCAATATGCAGGCATTGGCCTTGCATCGGTTGCAGCAGCGCGTGGTGCATCAAGTCAGTGAGCCGAAGTTAAGTTGTACGATTTTTGGGCAGGAACTGTCGATGCCGATTTTGGGTGCGCCCATTGGCGGTATTGCTTTCAACTTGAATGATTTTTTACCGGAGGCCGAGTATGCAGCAGCCATTGTGAACGGCTGTCGCCAGGCGGGCACATTGGGCATGACCGGAGATGGCCCTAACCCCGGCGTATTTAACGGCGGCTTGGAGGCAGTGCGCTTGGCCGGCGGTCAGGGTATTCCCGTCTTGAAGCCCAGGGATAATGAGGCGATTTTGGAGAAAATGCAGGAAGCCGCTGCCGCTGGTGCGATTGCAGTCGGTATGGATTTGGATGCTGCGGCGCTCATTAACATGACTCGCGCCGGCCAGCGGGTTGGGCCCAAGACGAAGGAACAATTGGCGGAGCTGAAACGTCATGCGCCGTTGCCGTTCTTTGTCAAAGGCATTATGACGGAAGCGGATGCCGAAGCTTGCGCCTGGGCGGGGGTTGACGGCATTGTCGTCTCCAACCACGGCGGACGGGTGCTGGATTATACGCCAGGTACGGCGGAAGTGCTGCCGGAGATTGTGGAAGCCGTGGATGGCGCCTTAACGGTGCTGGTAGACGGCGGCGTGCGCAGCGGTACGGATGTACTGAAAATGCTGGCTTTAGGCGCTGATGCTGTTTTGATTGGACGCCCGCTGACGGTTGGCGCCGTAGGCGGCGCTGCAGGAGTTGCGCTTGTTTTGCAGAAAATGGCGGCGGAATTGCTGGCGGCGATGGTGATGACTGGTACGGCATCGGTGGAGGATGTGACAGAGGATATTTTATGGTAA
- the mdh gene encoding malate dehydrogenase, whose product MKVTVVGAGNVGATCANVLAIREIASEVVLLDIKEGVSEGKAMDMMQTSPLLGFDTCVVGSTNDYAKTAGSAVVVITSGLPRKPGMTREELIGTNAGIVKTVAENILKHSPNAILIIVSNPMDTMTYLTLKATGLPKNRVIGMGGALDSSRFKYYLSQALGRPLTDVQGTVIGGHGDTTMIPLTRLATYNGVPVSQILDAAALEKVAADTMVGGATLTKLLGTSAWYAPGAAAAMLVESIVRDEKKVFPCCVSLEGEYGQKDICIGVPVVVGKNGCEEIIDYKLNAEEKDLFEKSAAAVRKMNQVLADMKVI is encoded by the coding sequence ATGAAAGTTACAGTCGTCGGTGCAGGCAATGTAGGCGCAACATGCGCAAACGTTCTGGCTATTCGCGAGATTGCCAGCGAAGTGGTACTCCTTGATATCAAAGAAGGCGTTTCCGAAGGCAAAGCTATGGACATGATGCAGACCTCGCCTCTGCTTGGCTTTGACACCTGTGTAGTAGGAAGCACTAATGATTATGCAAAAACAGCCGGTTCCGCAGTGGTTGTCATCACTTCCGGTTTGCCGCGTAAACCCGGCATGACTCGCGAAGAACTGATTGGCACCAATGCAGGTATCGTTAAAACGGTTGCTGAAAACATTCTCAAGCATTCTCCGAATGCCATCTTGATTATCGTTAGCAATCCGATGGACACCATGACTTATCTGACCTTGAAAGCTACTGGTTTGCCGAAAAACCGCGTAATCGGCATGGGCGGCGCACTGGACAGCTCCCGCTTCAAATACTATCTGAGTCAGGCTCTGGGACGTCCTTTGACCGACGTTCAAGGAACCGTTATCGGCGGTCATGGCGACACCACCATGATTCCTTTGACCCGTTTGGCTACCTACAATGGTGTGCCGGTATCCCAGATCCTCGACGCTGCTGCTTTGGAAAAAGTTGCTGCTGATACCATGGTTGGCGGAGCTACGCTGACCAAGCTTCTGGGCACTTCCGCTTGGTATGCTCCTGGCGCTGCTGCAGCTATGCTGGTAGAATCCATCGTTCGCGACGAGAAGAAAGTATTCCCTTGCTGTGTTTCCCTCGAAGGCGAATACGGCCAGAAAGATATCTGCATCGGCGTTCCGGTCGTTGTGGGTAAAAACGGCTGCGAAGAAATCATTGACTACAAACTCAATGCAGAAGAAAAAGATCTCTTCGAGAAGAGCGCTGCTGCTGTTCGCAAGATGAACCAAGTTCTTGCGGATATGAAAGTAATCTAA